The stretch of DNA TGCCGGGCAATGCCGTTGAGATCACGGGTCCCATCGGCGGCCTCCAGCACCAGATACAGGAGCCTGGTCAGCTGCAGAGTCTGGCCGTCGGCGCGGCGCACCAGGGCGGGCGGTTCGCGGTAGCCGGAGCCCTCTGCGGTGCCCAGCAGCTGGACGCCCTCAGCGCGGGCGGGAAGGTGGGCTCCCGCCGTCGTTGTTTGGCCCGGCGGTTCCTGGGCAACGGTAACGCGCGACGGCGGCCGGCCCGCCTCGGGAGGCGGGCCGCCGTGGGTCTGGGTCATGTTGGCTTACTGCTGCAGGTCGGACGTCTGGCCGGCGGTTGCGTCTGCGGAGCCGTCAATATGCTGCGAGATGGTGGCGCTCTGGTCCGAGATGGCGTACGCCTGGCTGTCGATGGAGCCGATGTTGGCGGCCACGGCGGCGTCGATGGGCGCGGCCACATTGGCGTTCGCTGCCACGGCACCGTTGATGGGGGCGGCGATGGCGGCGTCCGCGTCCAGGTTCACATCCACGTTCAGCAGGTTGCCGTTAAGGGCACCGGCTGCATCGGTTACGGGGTCGGTCACGGAATCGGTGCCGGGCAGTGCGGAGACGGCATCTGCGGCTCCGCCCGTGGCACCGGCGTCTGCGGTGCCCGTGCCCGCGGCGGTCGGGTCAGTAGCTCCCGCGTCAGTTGCGCCGTCGCCCTGCCCGATCACGCTGTCCTGCTGGGACTCGGCGTTCGCGTCGGCGGTGATGCCCTGGTCAATCGCGGCGTCCTGGGTGGAGAGGGCCTGCGCGTCCGAACCGTAGGAGAGGATGTTGGCCGAGGCTGCGGCGTCGATGGGCGCGGCCACGTTGGCGTTGGCGGCGACTGCAAGGTCGATGGGTGCGGCGGCGTTGATGCCCAAATCCAGGTCCGCGTTCAGATCCAGGACCGATGCCACTTCCTTGTCCGGGAGGGCGGTGGCCTGCTCCTGCAGCAGTTCTTCGTCAGTGAGGGGACGCATCTGGTTGTCCATGCTTGAAAAACCTCCGGTGCAGCGCGGGTGCTCTGCCCCCAGCGGGCAGCCCGCGCTCCACAATACTAAGCATGATTAGCAGTTTTGCGAATGGACTGTAACCACTTTCGAAGCGCACATCCGATATCGCGGCCCAGATAGCGGGCGCGTCAACGAATGTGCGCAGCGTCAAAGCATACGTGCAGCGGAAACGGACCTGAGCAGCGAAAACAGCACAGCAGGCCGATCAATTGAGCACAACCTGAGCGACTTCCGGGAACTTGAACCAGTCTTGAACTTTTCTTGTCAGTGGTGCCCGGTTGGCCTTGAAACTGGGCCGGCAAAGTTGTTGTTGTCAGCCGATGGGGCTGGCAACAGTCCGCAGGCCGCACCGGCCGGCCATCACGAAACGGATCACCATCATGGGTCTCAACCTCAAGTCCACCACCGGCAAGGTCCTCGCTTCCACCGCCCTGGTTGCCGCCGCAGCTTCCGTTGCAGGCCTGGGTACCTACGGTGCTTTCACCTCCACCACCAGCGCCAGCGAAACCGTCGCTTCCGGCACGGTCAACGTGGCGCTCGGCGCCACCGGCACCGCCGCGAACCGCCTGTCCGTCGCAGCAAGCGGCCTGGTTGCCGGCGACACCGTCCAGCGCGCCGTGACCCTGTCCAACACGGGCAACCAGAACCTCTCGGCCATCACCCTGACCACGGCAGCGACGCCGTCGTCCAAGCTGGACACGGACGCCGTCAACGGCCTCCAGCTGACCGTGGACGCCTGCTCCGTCCCGTGGACCGAAGCCGGCACCTCCCCCGCCTTCACCTACACCTGCTCCGGCACGGTCACCCAGGTCCTCGCTCCCCGCGCAGTGGTGGGCGCCAACATGGCACTGTCAGGCCTGAACTCCGTGACCTCGGCCGCCGCTGACAACCTCCGCGTCACCGTGACCCTGCCGGCCGCCGCTGACAACTCCTTCCAGGGCCTGTCCAGCACCGTCGGCTTCAGCTTCACCGGCACCCAGCGCACCGCCACCAGCAAGTAGCCGTTCCGCCACCAGCTGTTCCGCACGGCGGCGCGGATGCCCAGGCATCCGCGCCGCGGAATCAACCACACACCGCCAGACCTGAACCGAGGGCATCATGACCACGCACACCCAGTCCTACCCCGGACGGCGACGCGCCGCCGCCACGCCCTCGTACCCCAGCACCGCCGCAGTAACCCGGGCCGCGAAGGCCGCCGCGAAACTGGCCGGCAGGGTCCTCATGGTGGGCATCATGGTGGTGGCAGCGGCCGCTTTCCTCTTCCTGGCAGTAGGCCCCAGGGTGTTCGGCTACCAGACCTCAACCATGCTCACCGGCTCGATGTCGCCGCTGATCAACCCGGGCGACGTAGTGGTCAGCGTCCCCACCCCCGTCACCGACCTCAAGGTGGGCGACATCGTCACCTACCACATCCCCGTGGAGGACCAGCGGATCGAAACCCACCGCGTCACCGATGTGACCCGCGCCGGCGCCTCCACCACCATCCAGACCAAGGGCGACGCCAACAACGGCGCCGATCCCTGGAACGCCACCATGGCGGACGACCACGCCTTCACCACCGTGGCCGTC from Pseudarthrobacter chlorophenolicus A6 encodes:
- a CDS encoding TasA family protein, which encodes MGLATVRRPHRPAITKRITIMGLNLKSTTGKVLASTALVAAAASVAGLGTYGAFTSTTSASETVASGTVNVALGATGTAANRLSVAASGLVAGDTVQRAVTLSNTGNQNLSAITLTTAATPSSKLDTDAVNGLQLTVDACSVPWTEAGTSPAFTYTCSGTVTQVLAPRAVVGANMALSGLNSVTSAAADNLRVTVTLPAAADNSFQGLSSTVGFSFTGTQRTATSK
- a CDS encoding signal peptidase I — encoded protein: MTTHTQSYPGRRRAAATPSYPSTAAVTRAAKAAAKLAGRVLMVGIMVVAAAAFLFLAVGPRVFGYQTSTMLTGSMSPLINPGDVVVSVPTPVTDLKVGDIVTYHIPVEDQRIETHRVTDVTRAGASTTIQTKGDANNGADPWNATMADDHAFTTVAVIPHLGDAIRALRSPVVGKVLLYGAPAVLVLLLLTSIWSKPTEPKESTGSTPGTALPATIPS